A stretch of DNA from Desmospora activa DSM 45169:
TTAGAGTGGAATGATTCATCATATTAGGAGACGGCTGCCGCTTTTACTAACTGACCACTCTCAATCAATTGTGCCGCCTGCTCAATATCCGGTTGTCCAGGCCGATCGTTTACGAGCGGAGGGATATGTTTTCGAATTAGGCGGTAGGCAGGAACGGTACCTGCTCCCATCTGCCGGTCGGAAAACTCCAGCCCTTGTGCAGCGGTGATCCACTCGATAGCCAAGACGCGGGTTACATTGTCCAAGATGCGCAACAGCTTCCTGGCTGCAATGGAACCCATGCTGACATGATCCTCTTGGTTGGCGGATGAAGGGATCGAGTCGACGGAAGCTGGATGGGCCAATCCTTTGTTTTCCGATACCAACGCCGCTGCCACATATTGTAGAATCATATAACCGGAATGAAGGCCCCCTTTTTGCGTTAAAAACGGAGGCAGTCCGCTCAACTGTGGATTGAGCAAGCGCTCGCTCCGCCGTTCTGAAATATTGGCGATTTCCGCCATGGCGATTCCCAGATAGTCGGCGGCTAGGGCCAAGGGTTGGCCATGAAAGTTTCCACCTGACAGAATCAAGTTTTCATCGGTGAAGAGCAAAGGATTATCAGTCACAGCATTTAACTCGCGGATTACAATCGCTTCCACATGTTCATATGCATCGCGGGAAGCACCGTGTACTTGCGGGATACAACGCAGGCTGTACGCGTCTTGGACCCGTTTTTCACCGGGGCGTGTGAGACAGTGGCTACCATGAAGCAAGGCACGCATATGGGCGGCTACCTGTAGCTGCCCCATTTGTCCCCGGGCTTGGTGCAATAGCGGGTGAAGAGCATCCGGAATCCCCCCTAAAGCCTCCATTGTCATTGCACTGATGATATCGGCGCTGATTAGAAGGTTTTCCGCTTTACGAATGGCGAGGGCACAGATGCTGGCCATCATTTGCGTTCCATTGATTAGGGCTAGCCCCTCTTTGGCAGCCAGGGTGATCGGGGCATGTCCTCGTTGATCTAATACTGTTCGTGCACCCATCCGTTGACCGCGGTAGGAAACTTCCCCTTCACCGATCAAGGGAAGAATCATATGGGCCAACGGAGCCAGATCTCCGCTTGCCCCCAGTGAACCTTGACTGGGAATGACAGGGTGGATCCCGTCGTTGAGCAGGAGAATCAAGGCGTTTACCGTCGATGGGCGAATACCGGAATATCCTCGTGCCAGTGCGTTGGCGCGCAAAACCATCATTCCCCGCACAATCTCCTCGGATAAAGGCTCCCCTACACCACAGGCGTGGCTTTTGATCAGATTGTGTTGTAACTCTTCCGATTGTTCCCGGTCGATGACTGTATCGCTAAACTTACCGAAACCGGTGGTAATCCCATAAATCACGTCACCGCGAGCCACTGCTCCATCCACCAGCCTGCGGCTGCGTTCCATCGCTGTAATAGCGGTGGGGGCCAATTGTACGGGGCGGCGGTGAAATACGACCTGTTCCCACTCTTCCAGGGTAAGACTGTGTCCGTCGAGCCATACAGGTGAATCCATCATAGTAGTACGTTCCCCCTTTATCGAAGAAAAGAATGCAAACAAAAGGGACCGGTTTAAAACCGGTCCCTGTTTTTGCTCGCTGGGATGAACTCTTTTGGTGGCGATTGCGACATGGTGACCCCTCCGATGTTAAACATGTGTCCAAGAATCTACCGTCGATCAGCATAGAATGATCGCAAAAAGCGTTGAAAAATAAAATGAAACGAGGCGAAGGAAATGAGTTGTTCCAAACGCAACATTTTGTCTAACGGAAACTTTACCAAAGGTTTGGCACCATGGCGGGGCAGAAAGATCCGTCTGGTTCCCAACCCGCTCAAAAAGGGAGATACCTCTTTGGCGATGCGTGGCAACAGTATATTATACCAAAATGTGCGGACCAATGTTCGACCGGGATGTGTCTATAATCTACGCTTCCGGATTTTTAACAATCGACCTTCGGTGAAGCCACCCCGACTGTTTGCCACCGTGTCGTACCTAGACGGAAGGAAGCGTCTCCTGCGTTCCACCCCTGTTTTGGTAGAACCGCCACATCCCGCTATTCCCCAGTTTACCTCATTTTTCACGATTGTACCTCCCGGTCCTGCCGCTACTCGTTTTATATCCGTTGTATTTTCTCTCAATCGCGGTTCGTTGTTAATCGATTATATCTCAATATCAGCGCGAAATGTTTAAAATCCAATCAGGATTTCACCCTTGCCGTTTTACGGGACTCTGCCTATACTGAGAAGGGAGCAGATTGGGAAGCTGTAATGCCCCCTTATATGGAGGAGTCCAATGATGAAAAAAATCATTTCAATGGCCGTCCTCGCTTTTTTTGTATTGTTAACCGCTTGTTCACAGCAGGGTGACGACAATATTGACGGGGCGAAGGAACGAGTGTTTCCTGACTTTGTGGAATCGTCTCCGGTGAAACATGTGAAAGAGGCTTATGCCTACGCTGCCGATCACCCCCAGGATTTGGACCATATTCCTTGCTATTGCGGTTGCGGCTCCATCGGACACAAAAGTGTAAAAAGCTGTTTTTTACGTTCTGGCTCCGGTGAAGAGGCAAGCTTCGACCCTCATGGAGCCGGATGTGAAATTTGTGTGCAAATCGTTCTCGATACCAAGAATGGAAAGCAGGAGGGTAAACCTCTCCATGAAATCCGACAAGAGATCGATCAACGCTACGGAGAGAGGTTAACACCGACAAACACTCCGGAGCCACCGGCGGGAATGTGACGATTTAGCAGGATGAGGTTTGCCCTGATCGCAGGGAGACTGGTATATCGCATTCTTTTTCAGAGAAGAATGGAAACCAGTCGGAGCGCTGGGATCGCTTTTTTGACGTATTCTTGACTGCGGATCGTTCATGTAAATAAGTAACCCGGCGATTGTCCGGGTTTTTTCCATTCAACTTATCATCGCACCTGAAAAATAGGAGGGTTCTTTTTTGAAAATCGTAGCCATATCCGGAAGTATGAATCCGCAGTCAACGACCCGGCAAGCGGTGACCATTGTAATGAACGCAGCCGAAGAGGCAGGTGCCGAAGTAGAGTTGATCCATCTCGGCGATTGGAAGCTCCCCATCTTTGACTGTCGAACCGATGAATCTACCTATCCGGAAGCCGTTCACCGTTTCCGGGACACGATCGCTTCCGCTGATGCGTATATTATCGGCTCTCCTCAGTATCACGGCAGCTTGTCCGGCAGTCTCAAAAACGCCCTCGATTTCATCAGTGCACGGGAATTAGAGGGGAAGTTTGTCGCATTGGTCGGTACAGCCGCTGGACAGATGGGAGCCACCAACGCCCTCAACACATTGAATGAGATTTGTCGTAATCTGCATGCGTGGCCATTGCCATCCTCTCCTTCAATCCCGCAATCCTATTCCGCTTTTTTACCTGATGGTTCATTAAAAGATGCGAAGCTACAAGATCGCTTAGAAAGTCTGGGGCGCCAACTGGTACAAGTAATGGGGAACAACGGTGTACGGATGGATGTGCGATGATAAAAAGGATTTGCTTATCATCGGGTCGAAGTGCCTATGGAACCGAATGCGATCAATCCTGTGCGGTGACCAAATCGTTTCCCGTTACCATGTGAAAGTATGATATACTTTCACATGCGAAAACCTGTGGGAGACAGGATAGGGGGAAGGTTCATGCCGACGCCGAGTATGGAAGATTATTTGGAGAATATTTATAAACTGATCGAACAAAAGGGTTATGCCCGAGTTTCCGATATTGCGGAAGCGTTGGAGGTCCACCCCTCATCCGTCACCAAAATGGTGCAAAAGCTGGATGAACGCCAGTATCTCGTATATGAAAAGTATCGCGGCCTGGTGTTGACGGCAAAAGGGAAAAAGATCGGGAAGCGTTTGGTTGATCGACATGCCTTGCTGGAAGAGTTTTTACGGATCATCGGAGTGGAGGAAGATCAGATTTATACGGATGTGGAAGGGATTGAACACCATCTCAGCTGGGCTTCCATCACCAGCATCGAAACACTGGTGGAGTACTTCCGCCACAACCCGGAGCGAATCGAGGAATTGCGCGCCTTCAGAGTGGCTGACGAAATGGAGGACGTAAACCGCTAACACGATCCCATGGCCTGGAACCCCGTTGACGACTTAAACCGTCCCCGGCGTTTGATAGCCATGGGATTTCTGTTTTTACGGTGAACGTCATACATATGAAAGAATAGTGCATCCTGACTGGGGGGAGTTTTATGCACGCTGATGCGGTGTTGGAAGGAGGAGGCGTCAAAGCGTTCGGTTTGGTGGGTGCCCTGCAAGTTGCAGAAGAAAAAGGATATGAGTGGAGGCGATTGGCTGGTACTTCCGCCGGCTCCATTATCGCCTCGCTGTTGGCTGCTGGTTATCGCAGCGAAGAGCTTTACCATCTGATGTTTAAACATGAT
This window harbors:
- the hutH gene encoding histidine ammonia-lyase, whose product is MMDSPVWLDGHSLTLEEWEQVVFHRRPVQLAPTAITAMERSRRLVDGAVARGDVIYGITTGFGKFSDTVIDREQSEELQHNLIKSHACGVGEPLSEEIVRGMMVLRANALARGYSGIRPSTVNALILLLNDGIHPVIPSQGSLGASGDLAPLAHMILPLIGEGEVSYRGQRMGARTVLDQRGHAPITLAAKEGLALINGTQMMASICALAIRKAENLLISADIISAMTMEALGGIPDALHPLLHQARGQMGQLQVAAHMRALLHGSHCLTRPGEKRVQDAYSLRCIPQVHGASRDAYEHVEAIVIRELNAVTDNPLLFTDENLILSGGNFHGQPLALAADYLGIAMAEIANISERRSERLLNPQLSGLPPFLTQKGGLHSGYMILQYVAAALVSENKGLAHPASVDSIPSSANQEDHVSMGSIAARKLLRILDNVTRVLAIEWITAAQGLEFSDRQMGAGTVPAYRLIRKHIPPLVNDRPGQPDIEQAAQLIESGQLVKAAAVS
- a CDS encoding PCYCGC motif-containing (lipo)protein, producing the protein MKKIISMAVLAFFVLLTACSQQGDDNIDGAKERVFPDFVESSPVKHVKEAYAYAADHPQDLDHIPCYCGCGSIGHKSVKSCFLRSGSGEEASFDPHGAGCEICVQIVLDTKNGKQEGKPLHEIRQEIDQRYGERLTPTNTPEPPAGM
- a CDS encoding NADPH-dependent FMN reductase, giving the protein MKIVAISGSMNPQSTTRQAVTIVMNAAEEAGAEVELIHLGDWKLPIFDCRTDESTYPEAVHRFRDTIASADAYIIGSPQYHGSLSGSLKNALDFISARELEGKFVALVGTAAGQMGATNALNTLNEICRNLHAWPLPSSPSIPQSYSAFLPDGSLKDAKLQDRLESLGRQLVQVMGNNGVRMDVR
- the mntR gene encoding transcriptional regulator MntR, with product MPTPSMEDYLENIYKLIEQKGYARVSDIAEALEVHPSSVTKMVQKLDERQYLVYEKYRGLVLTAKGKKIGKRLVDRHALLEEFLRIIGVEEDQIYTDVEGIEHHLSWASITSIETLVEYFRHNPERIEELRAFRVADEMEDVNR